The following coding sequences lie in one Pseudomonas sp. B33.4 genomic window:
- a CDS encoding helix-turn-helix domain-containing protein: protein MVMTVLERMALIESIQEALADGTLEISEAVRRLRVEVTGLHQIQFAKMCKISVRTLIHIEHAEGNQTLRSLDSIFRLFGLKMGVVRVRREPH from the coding sequence ATGGTAATGACAGTTCTCGAACGCATGGCGCTCATCGAAAGCATTCAAGAGGCGCTGGCCGACGGGACATTGGAAATCAGCGAAGCCGTCCGCCGTTTACGAGTTGAGGTGACAGGGCTGCATCAAATCCAATTCGCTAAGATGTGCAAAATTTCGGTCCGCACGTTGATACACATAGAGCACGCTGAGGGTAATCAGACGTTGAGGTCGTTGGACTCAATATTCCGATTGTTTGGCCTGAAAATGGGCGTTGTGCGGGTACGCCGAGAGCCCCATTAA
- a CDS encoding autotransporter outer membrane beta-barrel domain-containing protein has product MPTQHIFKPKHLALAISLALGCVAFANAQQPSEIADSPAITDAAESSETSHKEMALERLRAFLTAPSTVPIAFETPEKTFKGTAVNDLITLTDGASFSGLLDGGEGDNVLFLNAAAGGELKETRNFNGLVLARGDWMLSSKGDFKEGVLVNSGTALTNLGSIMGDVYVGRGGSFAGKGALGDLEVAGLLTVNGVLGSPRVKGDLRLSPSAELAYEVTPSGSQTIKVDGTARLEGATLNVVAAPGEYPQSKQYKIIEAGKVEGEFGKVLNNLAFMTATPQYNKKSVGLTYARNGEPLASAATTDNGRAVADSIVEPQTPAPLTASAPVPVPVPAQVPPSASTPVAESAPAPMQDEPLTAQVNETAEPPAAAPLKPTNAAVAALLTSDKTTAPIAIEQLAAGSNANLAKATLSSITPVSASMLSAMQQLNSRYGSAYRSGNSPRQATGAADSGRVWIQALGHGGKVDREFDSTLKHATQGLVMGADWRLDEQWHIGLIGGKSQTRLDARQYDGDLDSWHLGAYAVRQDGPFSLRLGATYASHDGDSKRRVAFNGFSDRLKGHYDANTQQAFAELAVNVGRHNATLEPFASLGYQRYQRDSYSEKGGDAALKVFGQTRDNLSSTFGLRTAKITRLDNGMTLTPRFSAGWKHTFGEIESDTRQQLVKGGKRFEIAGAALDRNSLAVDAGLDLGLSANHTVGVGLTGEMATDSRTHGVMGQWRMAF; this is encoded by the coding sequence ATGCCCACTCAACACATATTCAAACCAAAACACTTGGCTTTGGCCATTTCGCTGGCTCTGGGTTGCGTAGCGTTTGCCAACGCTCAGCAACCCTCTGAAATCGCTGATTCACCCGCAATAACGGATGCTGCAGAATCGTCCGAAACCAGCCATAAAGAAATGGCGCTTGAACGACTCAGGGCATTTCTCACTGCCCCAAGTACGGTGCCCATCGCGTTTGAAACCCCTGAAAAGACTTTTAAAGGTACCGCTGTAAACGATCTGATCACCCTCACGGACGGCGCAAGCTTTTCGGGTCTGCTGGATGGTGGTGAGGGGGATAACGTCCTGTTCCTTAACGCCGCTGCAGGCGGTGAGTTGAAAGAAACACGTAATTTCAACGGCCTCGTCCTTGCACGGGGAGACTGGATGCTGAGTTCCAAGGGAGACTTCAAGGAAGGAGTGCTGGTGAACAGCGGTACCGCTCTGACCAACTTGGGTAGCATTATGGGCGACGTCTATGTCGGGAGGGGGGGCAGCTTTGCAGGTAAAGGTGCGCTGGGAGACCTGGAGGTCGCCGGCCTGCTCACCGTCAATGGGGTGCTAGGCAGCCCGCGCGTGAAAGGCGATTTGCGCTTGTCCCCAAGCGCCGAACTGGCTTATGAGGTCACTCCCAGTGGCAGTCAAACGATCAAGGTCGATGGCACTGCCAGGCTGGAAGGCGCCACTCTGAATGTCGTTGCCGCTCCGGGAGAGTATCCGCAAAGCAAACAGTACAAAATCATCGAAGCCGGCAAGGTAGAAGGTGAATTCGGTAAGGTCCTTAACAACCTCGCCTTCATGACTGCCACCCCTCAATACAACAAAAAATCCGTAGGGCTGACTTACGCCCGTAACGGTGAGCCGCTTGCAAGCGCTGCCACGACAGACAACGGTCGTGCAGTTGCCGACAGCATTGTCGAACCACAAACGCCTGCGCCATTGACTGCGTCTGCACCGGTTCCAGTTCCAGTTCCAGCTCAAGTTCCGCCTTCAGCGTCGACTCCCGTTGCAGAATCCGCCCCAGCGCCAATGCAGGACGAACCTCTGACTGCGCAAGTTAACGAGACCGCCGAACCGCCCGCCGCTGCGCCACTAAAACCCACGAACGCAGCAGTCGCCGCACTCCTGACCAGCGACAAAACCACCGCCCCCATCGCCATCGAACAACTCGCTGCCGGCAGCAACGCCAACCTCGCCAAAGCCACGCTGAGCAGTATCACCCCCGTGAGCGCGAGCATGTTGTCGGCCATGCAACAACTGAATAGCCGTTACGGCTCCGCTTACAGATCCGGCAACTCACCGCGTCAGGCGACTGGCGCGGCCGATTCCGGTCGGGTATGGATTCAGGCGCTCGGCCATGGCGGCAAGGTCGATCGCGAGTTCGACAGCACCCTCAAACACGCGACCCAGGGTCTGGTCATGGGCGCCGACTGGCGGCTCGATGAGCAATGGCATATCGGCCTGATCGGCGGTAAATCGCAGACCAGACTGGACGCTCGGCAATACGATGGCGACCTCGACAGCTGGCACCTCGGTGCCTACGCCGTGCGCCAGGACGGACCATTCTCACTGCGTCTCGGGGCGACCTATGCCAGCCATGACGGCGACAGCAAACGTCGGGTGGCCTTCAACGGATTCAGTGATCGCCTCAAGGGCCATTACGACGCCAATACGCAGCAAGCCTTTGCCGAACTCGCGGTCAATGTCGGCCGCCACAACGCCACGCTCGAACCGTTTGCCAGCCTCGGCTATCAGCGCTACCAGCGCGACAGCTACAGCGAAAAAGGTGGGGATGCAGCGCTGAAAGTCTTTGGGCAAACCCGCGATAACCTCAGCAGCACCTTCGGCCTGCGCACGGCAAAAATTACTCGACTGGATAACGGCATGACGTTGACGCCGCGATTCAGTGCCGGCTGGAAACACACCTTTGGCGAGATTGAAAGCGACACCCGCCAGCAACTGGTCAAGGGTGGCAAACGCTTTGAGATTGCCGGTGCCGCGCTGGATCGCAACAGCCTGGCCGTGGATGCCGGCCTCGACCTCGGGCTGTCTGCCAATCACACAGTCGGCGTGGGTCTCACCGGAGAAATGGCCACTGACAGCCGCACTCACGGCGTGATGGGCCAATGGCGCATGGCGTTCTAA
- the oadA gene encoding sodium-extruding oxaloacetate decarboxylase subunit alpha translates to MTKKIFVTDTILRDAHQSLLATRMRTEDMLPICDKLDKVGYWSLECWGGATFDACVRFLKEDPWERLRQLRAALPNTRLQMLLRGQNLLGYRHYSDDVVKAFVAKAAVNGIDVFRIFDAMNDVRNLRVAIEAVKAAGKHAQGTIAYTTSPVHTIDAFVAQAKQMEAMGCDSVAIKDMAGLLTPYATGELVRALKAEQSLPVFIHSHDTAGLATMCQLKAIENGADHIDTAISSFASGTSHPGTESMVAALKGTEYDTGLNLELLQEIGLYFYAVRKKYHQFESEFTAVDTRVQVNQVPGGMISNLANQLKEQGALNRMAEVLAEIPRVREDLGFPPLVTPTSQIVGTQAFFNVLAGERYKTITNEVKLYLQGGYGKAPGVVNEKLRRQAIGSEEVIDVRPADLLKPEMTKLRADIGALAKSEEDVLTFAMFPDIGRKFLEERAAGTLTPEVLLPIPEAGSVASAGGEGVPTEFVIDVHGETYRVDITGVGVKAEGKRHFYLSIDGMPEEVVFEPLNEFVGGGSSKRKQASAPGHVSTTMPGNIVDVLVKEGDTVKAGQAVLITEAMKMETEVQAAIAGKVTAIHVAKGDRVNPGEILIEIEG, encoded by the coding sequence ATGACTAAGAAGATCTTCGTAACCGATACCATCCTGCGCGACGCTCACCAATCGCTGCTCGCCACCCGCATGCGCACCGAAGACATGCTGCCGATCTGCGACAAGCTCGACAAAGTCGGCTACTGGTCGCTGGAATGCTGGGGCGGCGCCACCTTCGACGCCTGCGTACGCTTCCTCAAAGAAGACCCGTGGGAGCGTCTGCGCCAACTGCGCGCGGCACTGCCTAACACCCGCCTGCAAATGCTTCTGCGTGGCCAGAACCTGCTGGGCTACCGCCACTACAGCGACGACGTGGTCAAAGCCTTCGTCGCCAAAGCTGCGGTCAACGGCATCGACGTGTTCCGCATCTTCGACGCGATGAACGACGTGCGTAACCTGCGCGTGGCCATCGAAGCGGTGAAAGCTGCCGGTAAACATGCCCAAGGCACCATCGCCTACACCACTAGCCCGGTGCACACCATTGATGCGTTCGTGGCGCAAGCCAAACAAATGGAAGCCATGGGTTGCGACTCGGTGGCGATCAAGGACATGGCCGGTCTGCTGACCCCTTACGCTACCGGTGAGTTGGTTCGTGCATTGAAAGCCGAGCAGTCGCTGCCGGTGTTCATTCACTCGCACGACACGGCTGGTCTGGCGACCATGTGCCAGCTCAAGGCAATCGAAAACGGCGCCGATCACATCGACACCGCGATCTCCAGCTTCGCGTCGGGCACCAGCCACCCAGGCACCGAGTCGATGGTCGCTGCGCTCAAGGGCACCGAGTACGACACCGGTCTGAACCTTGAGCTGCTGCAAGAGATCGGCCTGTACTTCTACGCCGTGCGCAAGAAGTACCACCAGTTTGAAAGCGAATTCACTGCGGTCGATACCCGTGTGCAAGTCAACCAGGTGCCGGGCGGGATGATCTCCAACCTTGCCAACCAGTTGAAAGAGCAGGGCGCCCTCAACCGCATGGCCGAAGTGTTGGCAGAAATCCCGCGGGTGCGTGAGGACCTCGGCTTCCCGCCACTGGTGACCCCGACTTCGCAAATCGTCGGCACCCAGGCGTTCTTCAACGTGCTGGCCGGCGAGCGCTACAAGACCATCACCAACGAAGTGAAGCTGTATCTGCAGGGCGGTTACGGCAAGGCGCCGGGCGTGGTCAACGAGAAGCTGCGTCGTCAGGCCATCGGCAGCGAAGAAGTCATCGACGTGCGTCCGGCCGATCTGCTCAAGCCGGAAATGACCAAGCTGCGTGCCGACATCGGCGCGTTGGCCAAGTCCGAAGAAGACGTGCTGACCTTCGCCATGTTCCCGGACATCGGTCGCAAGTTCCTCGAAGAGCGTGCCGCCGGCACCCTGACGCCTGAAGTGCTGCTGCCGATTCCAGAGGCTGGCAGCGTTGCTTCGGCGGGCGGCGAAGGCGTGCCGACCGAGTTCGTCATCGACGTCCACGGTGAAACCTACCGCGTCGACATCACCGGTGTCGGTGTGAAGGCGGAAGGCAAGCGTCACTTCTACCTGTCCATCGACGGCATGCCGGAAGAAGTGGTGTTCGAGCCGCTCAACGAATTCGTCGGCGGTGGCAGCAGCAAGCGCAAGCAAGCCTCGGCGCCGGGCCACGTCAGCACCACCATGCCGGGCAACATCGTCGATGTGCTGGTCAAGGAGGGCGACACCGTCAAGGCGGGCCAGGCTGTGCTGATCACCGAAGCGATGAAGATGGAAACCGAAGTCCAGGCTGCGATTGCCGGTAAGGTCACCGCGATTCATGTGGCCAAGGGTGATCGGGTCAATCCGGGTGAAATCCTGATCGAGATCGAAGGCTGA
- a CDS encoding acetyl-CoA carboxylase biotin carboxylase subunit, with amino-acid sequence MITKILIANRGEIAVRIVRACAEMGIRSVAIFSDADRHALHVKRADEAHSIGAEPLAGYLNPRKLVNLAVETGCDALHPGYGFLSENAELADICAERGIKFIGPSAEVIRRMGDKTEARRSMIKAGVPVTPGTEGNVADIEEALAEGDRIGYPVMLKATSGGGGRGIRRCNSREELEQNFPRVISEATKAFGSAEVFLEKCIVNPKHIEAQILGDSFGNVVHLFERDCSIQRRNQKLIEIAPSPQLTPEQRAYIGDLSVRAAKAVGYENAGTVEFLLAEGEVYFMEMNTRVQVEHTITEEITGIDIVREQIRIASGLPLSVKQEDIQHRGFALQFRINAEDPKNNFLPSFGKITRYYAPGGPGVRTDTAIYTGYTIPPFYDSMCLKLVVWALTWEEAMDRGLRALDDMRLQGVKTTAAYYQEILRNPEFRSGQFNTSFVESHPELTNYSIKRKPEELALAIAAAIAAHAGL; translated from the coding sequence GTGATAACAAAGATCCTGATCGCCAACCGTGGTGAGATTGCCGTACGAATCGTGCGAGCCTGCGCCGAAATGGGCATTCGCTCGGTTGCGATTTTTTCCGACGCCGACCGCCATGCACTTCATGTAAAGCGTGCGGATGAGGCCCACAGCATCGGTGCCGAGCCACTGGCCGGTTACCTGAACCCGCGCAAGCTGGTGAACCTGGCGGTTGAAACCGGCTGCGATGCACTGCACCCCGGTTACGGTTTCCTCTCGGAAAACGCTGAACTGGCTGACATCTGCGCCGAGCGCGGGATCAAATTCATTGGCCCGTCGGCAGAAGTCATCCGCCGCATGGGTGACAAGACCGAAGCGCGCCGCAGCATGATCAAGGCTGGCGTACCGGTCACGCCGGGTACCGAAGGCAACGTGGCCGACATCGAAGAAGCTTTGGCAGAGGGCGACCGCATCGGTTACCCGGTGATGCTCAAAGCCACTTCCGGTGGTGGCGGTCGTGGTATCCGTCGCTGCAACAGTCGCGAAGAGCTCGAACAGAATTTCCCTCGGGTGATTTCCGAAGCGACCAAGGCCTTCGGTTCTGCCGAAGTGTTCCTGGAAAAATGCATCGTCAATCCCAAGCACATCGAAGCGCAGATTCTCGGCGACAGCTTCGGCAACGTCGTGCACCTGTTCGAGCGTGACTGCTCGATCCAGCGCCGCAACCAGAAGCTCATCGAGATCGCCCCGAGCCCGCAACTGACCCCGGAACAGCGCGCCTACATCGGCGACCTGTCGGTGCGTGCGGCCAAGGCTGTGGGTTACGAGAATGCCGGCACCGTGGAGTTCCTGCTCGCCGAGGGCGAGGTGTACTTCATGGAAATGAACACCCGGGTGCAGGTGGAGCACACCATCACCGAAGAAATTACCGGGATCGACATCGTCCGCGAGCAGATTCGCATCGCTTCCGGCCTGCCGCTGTCGGTGAAACAGGAAGACATTCAGCACCGTGGTTTCGCGTTGCAGTTCCGTATCAACGCCGAGGACCCGAAGAACAACTTCCTGCCGAGCTTCGGCAAGATCACCCGTTACTACGCCCCCGGTGGCCCAGGCGTGCGTACCGATACAGCGATCTACACCGGCTACACCATTCCGCCGTTCTACGACTCGATGTGCCTGAAACTGGTGGTCTGGGCACTGACCTGGGAAGAGGCGATGGATCGTGGCCTGCGCGCCCTCGACGACATGCGTCTGCAAGGCGTGAAGACCACCGCCGCGTACTACCAGGAAATCCTGCGCAACCCGGAATTCCGTAGCGGCCAGTTCAATACCAGCTTCGTTGAAAGCCACCCTGAACTGACCAACTACTCGATCAAGCGCAAACCCGAAGAGTTGGCTCTGGCCATCGCCGCCGCCATCGCCGCCCACGCAGGCCTATGA
- a CDS encoding autotransporter outer membrane beta-barrel domain-containing protein, protein MPFPPQRLSLAIALLIAATSANAKTVQIDTATTAAQTLGGSDTLTISAPGSITNSGKAVSLKDKTSGAGVVIDNAGKIISSGGRAIDSSGDLTQARNYTLYNRSGGQILGANDALRIDSNFVSGSLLIDNSGVIRSTTGQGLDLDALRSDGVKTTIINRAGGLIRGDASDGIKTGANATISNYGEISTGDSHNADEKFDGIDIDSASGVSVTNYGTISGGRHGITTDLGATLINYGQITGRNGSGFGSDGDGTVINHGTITGAYSGLQANGDGDGVDIDKIAHIENYGTIQGIGAGGVDKGGFANGSEGIALGGGYILNANSALISGADSAILVDDGSGGSGLAATTLENFGTIQGLNGFGVKFVGEFADSVINGGTISGSNGLALDLGAGNDNLALRNGSRFVGVVNGGSGYDRVVMDDAAGGSFGASRNFEWLEVKQGAWTLTGHDDFSDGGAVRNGATLLNQGSIAGNLSVDAGGVYAGGGSVGSLNINGTLRTDTSLGRATIVRDLNMGSAATLAYGVNADGSSAPVQVGGIANLNGATLAVNPGSGTYPWQSHYTVLQATQVNGTFGKVTSDYAFLTPTLAYTPTQVDLTYTRNDVAFNEFAATGNASNAANSLASMSKNNPLYNALLNTSQSTAGAAIEQLAGASNANLSSVTLGASSQVGSSMLSAMQQMGGSPGLMVGLDQRDTPVLAANGVPSEARNLNDPNARGRLWLQGIGGYGKLDGEHGSSGLEQRTKGSVLGADWALNPAWRLGVLGGYSKTDLDATGVDGNVESWHAGVYALHQNGPIAVRLGAAYSSHQGESKRTIAFNGFSERPKGDYDADSQQAFAELGYAMGSGRLSAEPFASIGYQRYHRDSYNEKGGAAALQVDGQIQDNFSSTFGLRLAHLSSLDNGMSVTPRMAAGWKHTYGDVSSSTRQAFVTGGTAFSVDGSSLDRDSLVLEAGLDVGISARHTLGVGYSGEIGSNSRNHGLIGQWQMSF, encoded by the coding sequence ATGCCGTTCCCGCCCCAGCGTCTGTCCCTTGCCATTGCCCTGTTGATCGCTGCTACATCGGCAAACGCTAAAACCGTGCAGATCGACACCGCCACCACTGCAGCGCAAACGCTGGGTGGTAGCGACACGTTGACGATTTCGGCGCCGGGCAGCATCACCAACAGCGGCAAGGCCGTCAGCCTGAAAGACAAGACCAGCGGTGCCGGTGTGGTGATCGATAACGCCGGCAAAATCATTTCCAGCGGTGGCCGGGCCATCGACAGCAGTGGCGACCTGACCCAGGCGCGCAACTACACCCTCTACAACCGCAGCGGCGGGCAGATTCTCGGCGCCAACGACGCGTTGCGTATCGACAGCAACTTCGTCAGCGGCAGTCTGTTGATCGACAACAGCGGCGTGATTCGCTCCACCACTGGCCAGGGGCTGGACCTCGATGCGCTACGCAGTGACGGTGTGAAGACCACCATCATCAACCGCGCTGGCGGGCTGATTCGCGGTGACGCCAGTGACGGCATAAAGACCGGCGCCAATGCGACGATCAGCAACTATGGCGAGATTTCCACCGGCGACTCGCACAATGCCGACGAGAAGTTCGACGGCATCGATATCGATTCCGCGAGCGGTGTCAGCGTGACCAACTACGGGACGATTTCCGGCGGCCGGCACGGCATCACCACCGATCTTGGCGCGACGCTGATCAACTACGGGCAGATCACCGGCCGCAATGGTTCCGGCTTCGGTTCCGACGGCGATGGCACGGTGATTAACCACGGCACCATCACTGGCGCTTACTCAGGCTTGCAAGCGAACGGTGACGGCGACGGCGTGGACATCGACAAGATCGCCCACATCGAAAACTACGGGACCATTCAGGGCATCGGTGCCGGCGGTGTGGATAAGGGCGGTTTCGCCAATGGCAGCGAAGGTATCGCCCTCGGTGGTGGCTACATTCTCAACGCCAACAGCGCTTTGATCAGCGGCGCCGACAGCGCCATTCTGGTCGACGATGGCAGCGGCGGTTCGGGGCTGGCGGCGACTACACTGGAAAACTTCGGCACCATTCAAGGCCTCAACGGGTTCGGCGTGAAATTCGTCGGCGAGTTCGCCGACAGCGTCATTAACGGCGGTACGATCAGTGGCAGCAATGGCCTGGCGCTGGATCTGGGTGCCGGCAACGACAATCTGGCCTTGCGCAACGGCAGTCGCTTTGTCGGCGTGGTCAACGGCGGCAGCGGTTATGACCGGGTGGTGATGGATGACGCGGCCGGTGGCAGTTTCGGCGCCAGTCGCAACTTCGAATGGCTAGAGGTCAAGCAAGGCGCATGGACATTGACCGGCCATGATGACTTCAGCGACGGCGGCGCAGTGCGCAACGGCGCGACACTGCTCAACCAAGGCAGCATCGCCGGTAACCTGAGCGTCGACGCCGGCGGTGTGTATGCCGGTGGCGGTTCGGTGGGCAGCCTCAACATCAACGGCACATTGCGCACCGACACTAGCCTCGGTCGCGCAACCATCGTTCGCGATTTGAACATGGGCAGCGCCGCCACCCTCGCCTACGGCGTCAACGCCGACGGCAGCAGCGCGCCGGTACAGGTCGGCGGCATTGCCAATCTCAACGGCGCAACCCTCGCGGTGAATCCCGGCAGCGGCACGTACCCGTGGCAGAGCCATTACACCGTGCTGCAAGCGACGCAGGTCAACGGCACCTTCGGCAAAGTCACCAGCGACTATGCGTTCCTCACGCCGACCCTCGCCTACACGCCCACCCAGGTCGACCTGACCTACACCCGCAATGACGTGGCCTTCAATGAGTTCGCCGCGACCGGTAACGCCAGCAACGCCGCCAACAGCCTGGCCTCGATGAGCAAAAACAATCCGCTGTACAACGCCTTGCTCAATACCAGCCAAAGCACGGCTGGCGCGGCGATCGAGCAACTGGCCGGCGCCAGCAACGCCAACCTCAGCAGCGTCACCCTCGGCGCCAGCAGTCAGGTCGGCAGCAGCATGCTCTCGGCGATGCAGCAAATGGGCGGCAGCCCGGGACTGATGGTTGGCCTCGATCAGCGCGACACACCGGTACTGGCGGCCAATGGCGTGCCGTCCGAGGCGCGCAATCTGAATGATCCGAACGCTCGCGGCCGGCTCTGGCTGCAAGGCATTGGCGGCTACGGCAAGCTCGATGGCGAACATGGCAGCAGTGGCCTGGAACAACGCACCAAGGGCAGCGTGCTGGGCGCCGACTGGGCTCTGAATCCGGCGTGGCGCCTGGGTGTGCTCGGTGGCTATTCGAAAACCGATCTGGATGCGACCGGCGTCGACGGCAACGTCGAGAGCTGGCACGCCGGCGTCTACGCGCTGCATCAGAACGGCCCGATCGCCGTGCGCCTCGGCGCGGCGTACAGCAGTCATCAGGGTGAAAGCAAACGCACCATCGCCTTCAATGGTTTCAGCGAACGCCCGAAAGGCGATTACGACGCCGACAGCCAGCAAGCCTTCGCCGAACTCGGCTACGCCATGGGCAGCGGCCGGCTCAGCGCCGAGCCGTTTGCCAGCATCGGTTATCAGCGCTACCACCGCGACAGCTACAACGAAAAAGGTGGCGCCGCCGCACTGCAGGTCGACGGCCAGATCCAGGACAACTTCAGCAGCACCTTCGGCCTGCGCCTGGCGCACTTGAGCAGCCTGGACAACGGCATGAGCGTGACCCCACGCATGGCCGCTGGCTGGAAACACACTTACGGCGATGTCAGCAGCTCGACGCGTCAGGCGTTTGTAACCGGCGGCACGGCGTTCAGTGTCGATGGCAGCTCGCTGGATCGCGACAGTCTGGTGCTGGAAGCCGGGCTTGATGTGGGGATCTCGGCGCGGCATACATTGGGCGTGGGATACAGCGGTGAGATCGGCAGCAACAGTCGCAATCACGGGTTGATCGGGCAGTGGCAGATGAGTTTTTGA
- the hexR gene encoding transcriptional regulator HexR, translating to MNLLQHIAQSRHLLRKSELKVADHVLLDPAAVMHSSMADLAHSVGISEPTIVRFCRAIGCSGFQDLKLKLAQSLAAGASFGQFAIHEDDSVADYSLKIFDTTLHTLMEVREKLDPVELQRAVTLMSQAQRVEFYGFGASGAVAADAQHKFFRLLLTAAAYSDPHMQAMSAVTLKPTDVAICISQSGRSKDLLITANLVRESGASLITLCPSQTPLAELSTVNLAIDVHEDTEIYTPLTSRIAHLVVIDVLAMGVAMARGPSLVNHLKSVKRSLRSLRLSPKAAKALDD from the coding sequence TTGAATCTGCTGCAACACATCGCCCAGTCACGTCACCTGTTACGCAAGTCGGAGCTCAAGGTCGCCGACCACGTGCTGCTTGACCCTGCGGCGGTGATGCACAGTTCCATGGCCGATCTGGCCCACAGTGTCGGCATCAGTGAGCCGACCATCGTGCGCTTCTGTCGCGCCATCGGTTGCTCCGGTTTTCAGGATCTCAAACTCAAACTGGCGCAAAGTCTGGCTGCCGGTGCCAGCTTCGGCCAGTTCGCGATCCATGAAGACGATTCGGTTGCCGATTACAGCCTGAAGATTTTCGACACCACGTTGCACACCTTGATGGAGGTTCGCGAGAAGCTCGATCCGGTTGAGTTGCAGCGCGCCGTGACGCTGATGTCGCAGGCGCAGCGGGTCGAGTTCTACGGCTTTGGTGCATCGGGTGCAGTGGCAGCGGATGCGCAGCACAAGTTCTTCCGTTTGCTGCTGACTGCAGCGGCGTATTCCGATCCGCACATGCAGGCGATGTCTGCGGTGACGTTGAAACCGACCGATGTGGCGATCTGCATTTCGCAGTCGGGGCGTTCCAAGGATTTGTTGATCACCGCCAATCTGGTGCGTGAGAGCGGCGCTTCGTTGATTACCTTGTGCCCGAGCCAGACACCTCTGGCCGAATTGTCGACGGTCAATCTGGCGATCGATGTGCATGAAGACACGGAGATTTATACACCGCTGACGTCGCGTATCGCGCACCTGGTGGTGATTGATGTGCTGGCGATGGGCGTAGCGATGGCGCGCGGGCCGAGCCTGGTCAACCACCTCAAGAGCGTGAAGCGCAGTCTGCGCAGCTTGCGCTTGTCGCCGAAAGCCGCCAAAGCGCTGGATGATTAA
- a CDS encoding PA3496 family putative envelope integrity protein has product MAQPYEERNSAAKTRRQQEDQRRMEFRRAIEDRFELRQLQAEIGDFPEITHWQATPSASRRSAQPAR; this is encoded by the coding sequence ATGGCTCAGCCCTACGAAGAACGCAACAGCGCCGCGAAAACCCGTCGTCAGCAGGAAGATCAGCGCCGCATGGAATTCCGTCGCGCTATCGAAGATCGCTTCGAACTTCGCCAGCTTCAGGCCGAAATCGGCGATTTTCCCGAAATCACTCACTGGCAGGCAACACCTTCAGCTTCCCGTCGAAGCGCTCAACCAGCGCGCTGA
- a CDS encoding LysR family transcriptional regulator, with product MRKSLMRMTLRQLQIFNEVCDLRSYSRAAEEMSLTQPAVSLQIRQLEELIGQPLFDYVGKKLYMTEAAEALQRASRDIFGRLENLDMQLSDMQGSLQGQLKLAVESSAKYFVPHLFAAFKRQHPEVNLQLTVVNRGQVIRRLSDNRDDLVIMSMVPQDMGLEFLPFLNNPIVAVARPDHPLAHMGPLRLQDLEPYTLLIREPGSGTRLACEEYFKEKRVHFTQTQEVASAEAQRECVAAGLGLALLTRHALNLELATGGLVELPIEELPLLRSWCLVQAKAKRLSPVAHAFLAFIRSERVQISALVERFDGKLKVLPASE from the coding sequence ATGCGTAAGTCCTTGATGCGTATGACATTGCGTCAGTTGCAGATCTTCAACGAAGTGTGTGATTTACGCTCTTACAGCCGCGCAGCCGAGGAAATGTCCCTCACCCAACCGGCCGTCAGCCTACAGATTCGTCAGCTCGAAGAGCTGATCGGCCAGCCATTATTCGATTATGTCGGCAAAAAACTCTACATGACCGAAGCCGCCGAGGCACTTCAGCGCGCCAGCCGGGACATCTTCGGGCGCCTGGAAAACCTCGATATGCAGCTGTCAGACATGCAGGGATCGCTGCAAGGTCAGCTAAAACTGGCGGTGGAATCCAGCGCCAAATATTTCGTCCCGCACCTGTTCGCCGCGTTCAAACGTCAGCACCCGGAAGTGAATCTGCAACTGACCGTGGTCAACCGTGGCCAGGTGATTCGCAGGCTTTCGGACAACCGCGACGATCTGGTGATCATGTCGATGGTGCCGCAGGACATGGGCCTGGAATTCCTGCCGTTTCTGAACAACCCGATTGTTGCCGTGGCGCGCCCGGATCACCCGTTGGCGCACATGGGCCCGCTGCGTTTGCAGGATCTGGAACCCTACACGCTGCTGATCCGCGAACCCGGCTCGGGTACGCGACTGGCCTGTGAGGAGTACTTCAAAGAGAAGCGCGTGCACTTCACCCAGACCCAGGAAGTGGCCTCGGCCGAAGCTCAGCGCGAATGCGTGGCGGCGGGTCTGGGCCTGGCGCTGTTGACGCGCCACGCCCTGAACCTGGAGCTGGCGACCGGCGGGCTGGTGGAACTGCCGATCGAAGAACTGCCGCTGCTGCGAAGCTGGTGCCTGGTGCAGGCCAAGGCGAAACGCCTGTCACCGGTGGCTCACGCCTTCCTGGCGTTTATCCGCAGCGAGCGTGTGCAGATCAGCGCGCTGGTTGAGCGCTTCGACGGGAAGCTGAAGGTGTTGCCTGCCAGTGAGTGA